The following coding sequences are from one Verrucomicrobiia bacterium window:
- a CDS encoding tetratricopeptide repeat protein codes for MCNTSWIRRATLMLAALLVAGCARWPDSPPLLPYSRPAPKPTPKPAAKPPAKTPAKPVSRTNAVSHARTEAAKAAEVESRAEVLARYAAGVAAEAQGNLPQALSEYLEAARQDPGNEPLVLEVAMRLLQARQVEQALDLLQKCAARTNASSLILGHLGWLSAQTGRTNEALAASQRAWQLAPTNFLACRTLVTYYLEQKQPEKARPYLETAARQKVDAVYDVDLAELMLVYNRNCPAAQQIPTNQILQVLGRSRNALADNPVYRVKLAEMYEAAGDTQTALAMYVELLEVFAEAPPVRDGLRAKLADLYLKGGQRRQAMSQLEAFLKDHPRNAQVWYILGQLAFQERQFAQAGEWLRQAIRLNPDNEPAYYEAVGAFLSTNKVAEAFEVLDLARKRFPASFTLEYFTGLAHARKEDFASALKAYTAAEVMAGATDPERLNAGFYFQVGVACERLKRFEEAATYFKKAIALEPDFAEALNYLGYMWAEQGIHLQEARELLERALKLEPKNAAFLDSMGWIYFKLGDLERARSLVEQAIALSEKPDATLHDHLGDIYAALKLWDKARAEWQKALEIEPNEEIKKKLEAAPHS; via the coding sequence GCTGGCTGCGCCCGCTGGCCGGACAGTCCCCCTCTGCTGCCCTATTCGCGGCCCGCCCCCAAGCCCACTCCCAAGCCGGCCGCCAAACCGCCCGCCAAAACGCCTGCCAAACCAGTTTCCCGCACCAACGCTGTTTCCCATGCCCGCACGGAAGCGGCCAAGGCCGCCGAGGTGGAAAGCCGGGCGGAGGTGCTGGCGCGATATGCGGCCGGGGTTGCCGCCGAAGCCCAGGGCAATCTGCCCCAGGCCTTGAGCGAGTATCTGGAGGCTGCACGCCAGGACCCCGGCAATGAACCGCTGGTTTTGGAGGTGGCCATGCGCTTGTTGCAGGCGCGGCAGGTCGAGCAGGCGCTGGACCTGCTGCAAAAATGCGCGGCCCGCACCAATGCCTCCAGTCTGATCCTCGGCCATCTGGGATGGTTGAGCGCCCAAACCGGCCGCACCAATGAAGCCCTGGCAGCCAGTCAACGCGCCTGGCAACTGGCCCCCACCAACTTTCTGGCCTGCCGTACCCTCGTGACGTATTATCTGGAGCAAAAGCAGCCCGAAAAGGCCCGTCCTTATTTGGAGACGGCCGCCCGCCAGAAAGTGGATGCCGTTTATGATGTGGATTTGGCCGAGTTGATGCTGGTGTACAATCGCAACTGCCCGGCAGCCCAACAAATTCCCACCAATCAAATCCTTCAGGTGTTGGGCCGCTCGCGCAACGCCCTGGCCGACAATCCCGTGTACCGCGTAAAGCTGGCGGAAATGTATGAGGCGGCCGGCGACACACAAACCGCCCTGGCCATGTACGTGGAGCTGTTGGAGGTTTTTGCTGAAGCGCCGCCCGTCCGCGACGGCCTGCGGGCCAAGCTGGCTGATCTGTATTTGAAAGGCGGCCAGCGCCGGCAGGCCATGAGCCAGTTGGAGGCCTTCTTAAAAGACCATCCGCGCAATGCTCAAGTCTGGTACATCCTCGGGCAGTTGGCATTTCAGGAGCGCCAATTTGCGCAAGCGGGAGAATGGCTGCGGCAGGCCATCCGCCTCAACCCGGACAACGAGCCGGCCTACTATGAGGCGGTGGGCGCTTTTTTGAGCACCAACAAGGTGGCCGAAGCCTTTGAAGTCCTGGACCTGGCCCGCAAGCGGTTTCCAGCCAGTTTTACTTTGGAGTACTTCACCGGCCTGGCCCACGCGCGGAAGGAGGATTTTGCCAGCGCGCTCAAGGCTTACACGGCGGCCGAAGTGATGGCTGGAGCCACGGATCCCGAGCGGCTCAACGCGGGTTTCTATTTTCAAGTGGGGGTGGCGTGCGAGCGCTTGAAACGTTTTGAGGAGGCCGCCACCTATTTCAAAAAAGCCATCGCCCTGGAGCCTGACTTTGCGGAGGCGCTCAATTACCTGGGCTATATGTGGGCGGAGCAGGGCATCCATTTGCAGGAGGCCCGCGAGCTGTTGGAACGCGCCTTGAAGCTGGAGCCCAAAAATGCCGCCTTCCTCGACAGCATGGGATGGATTTATTTCAAACTGGGCGACTTGGAGCGGGCGCGCTCCTTAGTGGAGCAGGCCATTGCTTTGAGCGAAAAGCCGGACGCCACCTTGCACGATCACCTGGGGGACATCTACGCCGCGCTTAAACTCTGGGACAAGGCGCGGGCCGAATGGCAAAAAGCGCTCGAGATTGAGCCTAATGAGGAGATCAAAAAAAAGCTAGAGGCTGCTCCTCACTCCTAA
- a CDS encoding DUF2203 domain-containing protein: protein MSYRFTKHYTLDEARALLPQVREWLKDLQNTGEALRKVDQQLLQMHRWGGDLGGPQVHAWLHLNLKCTELLAEFERRQILIKDVQRGLVDFPSLRGDREIFLCWEMDEEDIQFWHELDAGYAGREAIEE, encoded by the coding sequence ATGAGCTACCGATTCACCAAACACTACACGCTGGACGAGGCCCGGGCGTTGCTGCCGCAGGTGCGTGAGTGGCTCAAGGATTTGCAGAACACCGGCGAGGCGCTCCGGAAGGTGGATCAGCAACTGCTTCAAATGCATCGCTGGGGTGGGGACTTGGGCGGGCCGCAGGTGCATGCGTGGCTCCATCTGAATTTGAAATGCACCGAGCTGCTGGCGGAGTTTGAGCGCCGCCAAATCTTGATCAAGGATGTTCAGCGCGGCCTGGTCGATTTTCCCTCCTTGCGAGGCGACCGGGAAATTTTTCTCTGCTGGGAGATGGACGAGGAGGACATTCAATTCTGGCATGAGCTGGATGCCGGTTACGCCGGCCGCGAGGCCATAGAGGAATAA